A window of the Coprobacter fastidiosus genome harbors these coding sequences:
- a CDS encoding 1,4-dihydroxy-2-naphthoate polyprenyltransferase, which translates to MIKKWIEAARPRTLPTSVSPVIAASAYAWYQNTFNGYAATICLIFALLAQIASNFGNDYFDYKKGSDNADRVGPRRAVASGDISPQSMLLATMLTLALACVTGCLLIPIGGWGLLFAGIFIAIFAIAYSAGPYPLSYHGLGDIAVFIFFGLIAVNLSFYVQALYFERQVFLCSIAMGLLSVNILMVNNYRDKETDETSNKKTLVVLFGHKFAEYAYLLNGIAALAVTGTIWFTTSITGYIAAILYLSIHLKTWYAMTKKKGTELNPILGKTARNQLIFTLLLILILIITRSASF; encoded by the coding sequence ATGATAAAGAAATGGATAGAGGCTGCCCGTCCCCGTACTTTACCGACATCGGTAAGTCCTGTAATTGCAGCTTCGGCATACGCATGGTATCAGAATACATTCAACGGATATGCAGCTACAATATGTCTTATATTCGCATTATTGGCTCAAATCGCTTCAAATTTCGGCAATGATTACTTCGACTATAAAAAAGGAAGTGACAATGCTGATCGTGTAGGACCGCGTCGAGCCGTAGCATCCGGTGATATTTCTCCCCAATCCATGCTTCTGGCAACAATGCTGACTTTGGCTTTAGCATGTGTTACCGGCTGTTTGCTAATCCCCATAGGCGGTTGGGGACTTCTTTTTGCCGGCATATTTATCGCAATTTTTGCAATAGCTTATTCTGCAGGACCTTATCCCCTATCCTATCACGGATTGGGAGATATCGCCGTATTCATTTTTTTCGGACTCATAGCTGTTAATCTTTCTTTTTATGTCCAGGCGCTTTATTTCGAACGGCAAGTGTTTCTTTGCAGCATAGCTATGGGCTTATTATCGGTCAATATTCTCATGGTCAACAATTATCGGGATAAAGAGACTGATGAAACTTCGAATAAAAAAACACTCGTTGTATTATTTGGGCATAAATTTGCAGAATACGCATACCTTTTGAATGGAATTGCAGCATTAGCTGTTACCGGAACTATCTGGTTCACGACCAGCATAACCGGCTATATTGCCGCTATTCTATATTTAAGTATACACCTGAAAACTTGGTATGCAATGACAAAAAAGAAAGGAACAGAACTGAATCCGATTTTAGGGAAAACTGCTCGAAATCAACTGATATTTACGCTATTACTTATTCTTATTTTAATTATAACCCGGTCGGCAAGCTTTTAA
- a CDS encoding CPBP family intramembrane glutamic endopeptidase — MTFSNIYGTASFWTKIFITLCIMLIMLIISAILIWLFSTGFSNILSQSDILVGSMSIQCIFLFISTAVVTAGLFSSRPFSYLKMDKKPTVTALIGVIICMIVFAPFMNLVISWNQSLSLPEKFSAVETWMRNKEASAQLITDQLLNIHSLGALVLLIFVIGILTGIGEEALFRGLLQKLLWEKTGNKHAAIWIGAIIFSTVHFQFFGFIPRMLLGAFFGYLLVWSGNIWLPITAHFFNNSITVVFRYIENQGYELSYFEKLGTMENGTWDIAVYSLILFVLCSYTLYKYLQKKSLRI; from the coding sequence ATGACTTTTTCAAATATATACGGAACAGCTTCTTTTTGGACGAAAATATTCATTACGCTTTGTATTATGCTGATAATGCTCATCATATCGGCAATATTGATATGGTTATTCAGCACCGGTTTTAGTAACATTTTATCCCAATCGGATATTCTTGTAGGAAGCATGTCCATCCAATGTATTTTTCTTTTTATTTCCACAGCCGTAGTTACAGCCGGACTATTCAGTTCCCGTCCGTTTTCTTACTTGAAAATGGATAAAAAACCGACTGTTACAGCACTTATCGGTGTCATAATCTGTATGATCGTATTTGCACCCTTCATGAATCTAGTCATAAGCTGGAATCAATCTTTGTCATTGCCCGAGAAATTTTCGGCTGTTGAAACGTGGATGCGTAATAAAGAAGCCTCAGCCCAGCTAATTACCGATCAACTACTAAACATACATTCTTTAGGAGCTCTGGTATTATTAATTTTTGTTATCGGTATTCTGACCGGTATAGGGGAAGAGGCCTTGTTCAGAGGACTCCTTCAAAAGTTATTATGGGAAAAAACAGGTAACAAACATGCCGCAATATGGATCGGAGCAATAATATTCAGCACTGTACATTTTCAGTTTTTCGGATTTATTCCTCGCATGTTGCTCGGAGCTTTTTTCGGATATTTGCTCGTATGGTCAGGAAATATATGGTTACCGATAACCGCACATTTTTTTAATAACAGTATAACCGTTGTTTTCCGTTATATAGAAAATCAGGGATACGAACTTTCTTACTTTGAAAAACTCGGTACTATGGAAAACGGTACTTGGGATATTGCCGTATATAGTTTGATACTTTTTGTCTTATGCAGCTATACCTTATATAAATATCTACAAAAAAAGTCGTTACGGATATAA
- the lptB gene encoding LPS export ABC transporter ATP-binding protein: MSEKFIPNVETEKNTTDTRIVSDDDLMVLRTENLVKKYGQRTVANHVSINVKQGEIVGLLGPNGAGKTTTFYMTTGLVTPNEGRIFLNDLEITKFPVYKRAQHGIGYLAQEASVFRKMSVEDNILSVLQMTGKSKEFQKEKLESLIAEFRLQKVRKNLGDQLSGGERRRTEIARCLAISPKFIMLDEPFAGVDPIAVEDIQYIVYKLKEKNIGILITDHNAPETLSITDRAYMLFEGKILFQGTSEELAVDPVVREKYLGRNFIFHRKKFD, encoded by the coding sequence ATGTCAGAAAAGTTTATCCCGAATGTTGAGACAGAAAAAAATACGACGGATACCCGTATCGTGTCGGATGACGATTTGATGGTATTGAGAACCGAAAATTTAGTGAAGAAATACGGACAACGTACGGTTGCCAATCATGTCTCTATTAATGTAAAACAAGGTGAGATTGTCGGTTTGTTAGGACCGAACGGAGCTGGAAAGACCACGACTTTTTATATGACTACCGGTTTAGTCACCCCTAATGAAGGGCGTATTTTTCTGAATGATCTTGAGATTACGAAGTTTCCCGTATATAAACGTGCTCAGCATGGAATCGGATATTTAGCGCAGGAGGCTTCGGTGTTTCGTAAAATGTCGGTTGAGGATAATATTTTATCGGTTTTGCAAATGACCGGAAAGAGTAAGGAATTTCAGAAAGAGAAATTAGAAAGTCTGATTGCTGAATTTCGGTTACAAAAGGTAAGGAAAAATTTGGGAGATCAGTTGTCCGGGGGAGAAAGACGACGTACGGAGATTGCTCGTTGTCTGGCTATCAGCCCTAAGTTTATTATGCTTGACGAACCTTTTGCCGGGGTTGACCCGATTGCCGTAGAAGATATTCAGTATATTGTATATAAGCTTAAAGAGAAAAATATCGGAATTTTGATTACCGACCATAATGCTCCTGAGACTTTGAGTATCACCGATCGGGCGTATATGTTATTTGAGGGTAAGATATTATTTCAAGGAACTTCTGAAGAGCTGGCCGTCGATCCGGTAGTTCGGGAAAAATATCTTGGGCGTAATTTTATTTTTCATCGTAAGAAATTCGATTGA
- a CDS encoding nitroreductase family protein codes for MDFLSLVKQRQSDRAFDPERSVEPEKLERILEAGRLAPSSCNSQPWHFIVVDDPELKNRVADATSNRILNINHFTKQAPVHIVIVEESANISAGLGGWIKRKHFPHIDIGVAAAHIVLAAAAEGLGSCMLGWFDEKAMRKVLGIPSGKRVILDIVIGYSVQEHRDKKRKSADTVISANHY; via the coding sequence ATGGATTTCCTTTCTCTTGTAAAACAGCGGCAGAGCGATCGGGCTTTTGATCCGGAACGTTCTGTCGAGCCGGAAAAGCTGGAGCGCATTTTAGAGGCGGGACGGCTTGCCCCGTCATCCTGTAATTCGCAACCTTGGCATTTTATCGTAGTCGATGATCCGGAGTTGAAAAATCGTGTAGCAGATGCGACATCGAATCGAATATTGAACATTAACCACTTTACCAAACAAGCTCCGGTACATATTGTTATTGTTGAGGAAAGTGCTAATATTTCTGCCGGTTTGGGAGGCTGGATCAAGCGGAAGCATTTTCCGCATATCGATATTGGAGTAGCCGCAGCACATATTGTTTTGGCTGCGGCTGCCGAAGGATTGGGCAGTTGTATGCTGGGGTGGTTCGACGAAAAAGCCATGCGTAAGGTTTTGGGAATTCCTTCCGGAAAAAGAGTTATACTCGATATTGTAATAGGATATTCGGTGCAGGAACATCGTGATAAAAAAAGAAAATCGGCAGATACGGTAATATCTGCCAATCACTATTGA
- a CDS encoding riboflavin synthase produces MFSGIVEEAATVVALKKEQGNLHLTLSCSFTDELKIDQSVAHNGVCLTVVSIEEGAYTVTAIQETLDRSNLGLLKVGDKVNLERSMVMNGRLDGHIVQGHVDQTARCTAVEEADGSWYYTFVYDFDKKKAREGYMTVEKGSVTVNGVSLTVCNSKDDSFQVAIIPYTHEHTNFHQITVGSVVNLEFDIIGKYISRMMKYSD; encoded by the coding sequence ATGTTTTCAGGAATTGTAGAAGAAGCAGCTACCGTTGTGGCTCTTAAAAAAGAACAGGGAAATTTGCATTTGACTCTTTCTTGTTCGTTTACTGACGAGTTGAAAATAGATCAGAGCGTGGCACATAACGGAGTATGTCTTACCGTGGTGAGTATAGAAGAAGGGGCATATACCGTGACAGCGATTCAAGAAACTCTTGACAGAAGCAATCTGGGCTTGTTGAAGGTCGGCGATAAAGTCAATCTCGAACGAAGTATGGTGATGAACGGACGGTTAGACGGGCATATCGTTCAGGGACATGTTGACCAGACAGCTCGTTGCACTGCTGTAGAAGAAGCCGATGGCAGTTGGTATTATACTTTTGTATATGATTTTGACAAAAAGAAAGCTCGCGAAGGATATATGACAGTGGAGAAAGGATCGGTAACGGTAAACGGTGTGAGCCTTACAGTTTGCAATTCTAAAGATGACAGTTTTCAGGTAGCTATAATTCCTTATACTCATGAACATACGAACTTTCATCAGATTACAGTCGGGAGTGTAGTAAATCTTGAATTTGACATTATCGGTAAGTATATCAGCCGCATGATGAAGTATTCTGATTAA
- a CDS encoding DUF4435 domain-containing protein: protein MEITLPPKNDLSERIVLQNPHNIVIIGANGAGKSRFGEEIEREYPEQTFRISALNSVCIVPDSPDSPNSIARQFKEAFSEKSASQTQTEFEQLFCLLQYEEFKTLTEYKERLKNEIGVAIPITKLDRTQVIWEKIFPHSRLLRKPDRLEIISDKCNNPYNALRMSQGERVVFYLIAAALSASPDSILIIEDPEVHLHRSIMSSLWDYIEQERPDCTFVYLTHDIEFATTRTGGIRIWVKSYDADQHSWDYELIENQELFPEEVYLELLGSRKPILFIEGTDSSSIDIKLYPYIFPEYMVKPLGGCSKVIETTKAFAEMKGFHHLESKGIVDRDRRTPHEIKYLRERNIYVPDVAEVENLLMLEPIIRVIARRMLQNEDEVFHAVKQNVIALFKKDIESQALLHTRHRTRREIEYTIDRRLNTIEEFTRHIETLTDNIDTDSIYRNILEEFIRYAENEDYPAILRVYNQKGMLPQSRVTHLCGLANKEKYLSFVLSILKEDKEDAATIRKAIQACFGIVQKENEEEL from the coding sequence ATGGAAATCACATTACCTCCTAAAAACGATTTATCGGAAAGAATTGTTTTACAGAACCCTCATAATATAGTTATAATCGGTGCAAACGGAGCAGGCAAGAGTCGTTTCGGAGAAGAAATAGAACGGGAATATCCTGAACAGACATTTCGCATATCCGCACTGAACTCGGTTTGTATCGTTCCTGACTCTCCCGATTCTCCCAACTCCATTGCCCGACAGTTTAAAGAAGCTTTCAGCGAAAAATCGGCTTCTCAAACACAAACGGAATTCGAGCAACTGTTTTGCCTACTTCAATATGAAGAATTCAAAACGCTAACGGAATATAAAGAACGGTTAAAGAATGAGATCGGAGTAGCCATCCCGATTACAAAACTCGACAGAACTCAAGTTATATGGGAAAAAATATTTCCACACAGTCGGCTATTGCGCAAACCTGATCGTTTGGAAATCATATCGGATAAATGTAATAATCCATATAATGCTTTGCGCATGAGTCAAGGCGAAAGGGTGGTATTCTATCTAATCGCAGCGGCACTATCGGCATCGCCCGACTCTATTTTGATTATCGAAGATCCGGAAGTTCATCTGCATCGCTCGATCATGAGTTCTTTATGGGATTATATAGAACAAGAACGCCCCGACTGCACATTTGTATATCTGACACACGATATAGAATTCGCAACGACAAGAACCGGAGGAATAAGAATATGGGTAAAATCATACGATGCAGATCAACACTCTTGGGATTACGAACTCATAGAAAATCAAGAACTTTTTCCAGAAGAAGTTTATCTTGAACTGTTAGGAAGCCGGAAACCTATTCTTTTTATAGAAGGCACGGACTCATCCAGTATCGATATAAAATTATACCCGTATATTTTCCCGGAATATATGGTAAAACCGCTCGGAGGATGCTCTAAGGTCATAGAAACGACTAAAGCTTTTGCCGAAATGAAAGGATTTCATCATCTCGAATCAAAAGGAATTGTAGATAGAGATAGACGTACACCGCATGAAATCAAATATTTAAGAGAACGAAACATTTATGTTCCGGATGTTGCTGAAGTAGAAAATCTGCTAATGCTCGAACCTATAATCCGAGTAATTGCCAGAAGAATGTTACAGAATGAAGACGAAGTGTTTCATGCTGTAAAACAGAACGTAATAGCTCTTTTCAAAAAGGATATAGAATCTCAAGCCTTACTACACACCCGTCACCGTACCCGCAGAGAAATCGAATACACGATAGACCGGCGTTTAAACACCATCGAAGAGTTTACCCGGCATATAGAAACGTTGACCGATAATATAGACACGGACTCTATATATAGAAATATTCTCGAGGAGTTTATCCGATATGCTGAAAATGAAGATTATCCGGCCATTTTAAGAGTATATAATCAAAAAGGGATGCTACCACAAAGCCGAGTGACTCATTTATGCGGATTGGCAAATAAAGAAAAATATCTTAGCTTTGTGCTTTCGATTTTGAAAGAAGACAAAGAAGATGCCGCAACAATACGTAAAGCGATACAAGCTTGTTTCGGTATCGTACAAAAGGAAAACGAAGAAGAACTTTAA